GCCAGGTTTATAGTTTTAAACAACCCAGTCCCGAAGATTATGAACACGACTTTCTGTGGCGGCATTACCGGTCGTTACCCGAAAGGGGGCGCATAGGTATCCACAATAGGTCGCATTATGAAAATGTATTAGTAACCAAGGTACATCCCGATTTGTTGCTAAAAGAGCATTTGCCTGGGATTAACGATGTAAAAGATGTTGATGGGAAGTTTTGGGATAAACGTTACGAAAGTATCCGGGCATTTGAAAAGCACCTTACGAATAACGGTACAGTTATTATCAAATTTTACCTGAATGTATCTAAGCAGGAGCAAAAGCTGCGTTTTTTAAAGCGGATTGATAACCCCAAAAAGAATTGGAAATTTTCGGCTGCCGATATTCAAGAGCGGGAAAAATGGGGGGACTATATGGATGCTTATGAAAAGGCAATAAAGGAAACCGCTACCGGTGATTGCCCCTGGTATGTAATCCCCGCTGATAAAAAATGGTTTACACGGATTGCCATTTCTACTGTCATTCTTGATACTCTAAAAGGATTGAAGCTGAAATACCCTGTGCTTGAAAAAGAAGA
The genomic region above belongs to Mucilaginibacter sp. KACC 22773 and contains:
- a CDS encoding polyphosphate kinase 2 family protein produces the protein MSNIVKKFKVENGKGFKLGDFDPAYSDGFKKIEARKTLKDLIDETFDLQTELYAANKYALLIIFQAMDAAGKDSAIEHTLSGLNPQGCQVYSFKQPSPEDYEHDFLWRHYRSLPERGRIGIHNRSHYENVLVTKVHPDLLLKEHLPGINDVKDVDGKFWDKRYESIRAFEKHLTNNGTVIIKFYLNVSKQEQKLRFLKRIDNPKKNWKFSAADIQEREKWGDYMDAYEKAIKETATGDCPWYVIPADKKWFTRIAISTVILDTLKGLKLKYPVLEKEEKDKLDESKKQLEKE